The Myotis daubentonii chromosome 9, mMyoDau2.1, whole genome shotgun sequence genome has a segment encoding these proteins:
- the IL18 gene encoding interleukin-18 isoform X2 codes for MTTHLISGNLLGIKMAVEAVENNCLNFVGMKFIDNTLYFVGENDENLESDYFRRSEPKLSVIRNLNNQVLFVSQRSHAVFEDMTDSECEENASLTKIIIYTYKDSYPRGMAVSLSVKCPDMFTLSCMNKDISFKKMSPPADINDEKSDIIFFMRSVPGFCNKMRFESSLYEGYFLACKTEGDLFKLILKEKDIDWDDSVMFTVDYKELNIKIS; via the exons GAATAAAGATGGCTGTTGAAGCAGTAGAAAACAATTGCCTCAATTTTGTGGGAATGAAATTTATTGACAACACACTTTATTTTGTAG gtGAAAATGATG AAAACCTGGAGTCAGACTACTTTCGCAGATCTGAACCTAAATTGTCAGTTATACGAAATCTGAACAACCAAGTTCTCTTCGTTTCCCAGAGAAGCCACGCTGTGTTTGAAGATATGACTGATTCTGAGtgtgaag aaaatgcaTCCCTgactaaaattataatatatacatataaagataGCTACCCTAGAGGTATGGCGGTAAGCCTCTCTGTGAAGTGTCCAGATATGTTTACTCTCTCCTGTATGAACAAAGATATTTCCTTTAAG AAAATGAGTCCTCCTGCTgatatcaatgatgaaaaaagTGACATCATATTCTTTATGAGAAGTGTTCCAGGATTTTGCAATAAGATGCGATTTGAGTCTTCATTGTATGAAGGATATTTTCTAGCTTGTAAAACGGAGGGGGATCTTTTTAAACTCATTTTGAAAGAAAAGGACATAGATTGGGATGACTCTGTAATGTTCACTGTTGACTACAAAGagctaaatattaaaatttcatag
- the IL18 gene encoding interleukin-18 isoform X5, with amino-acid sequence MYPALSFWHSERIIPYLVCEPLTDVQIVKENLESDYFRRSEPKLSVIRNLNNQVLFVSQRSHAVFEDMTDSECEENASLTKIIIYTYKDSYPRGMAVSLSVKCPDMFTLSCMNKDISFKKMSPPADINDEKSDIIFFMRSVPGFCNKMRFESSLYEGYFLACKTEGDLFKLILKEKDIDWDDSVMFTVDYKELNIKIS; translated from the exons ATGTACCCAGCCCTGTCCTTCTGGCATTCAGAGAGGATCATACCCTATCTGGTCTGTGAGCCTCTAACAGATGTCCAAATTGTTAAAG AAAACCTGGAGTCAGACTACTTTCGCAGATCTGAACCTAAATTGTCAGTTATACGAAATCTGAACAACCAAGTTCTCTTCGTTTCCCAGAGAAGCCACGCTGTGTTTGAAGATATGACTGATTCTGAGtgtgaag aaaatgcaTCCCTgactaaaattataatatatacatataaagataGCTACCCTAGAGGTATGGCGGTAAGCCTCTCTGTGAAGTGTCCAGATATGTTTACTCTCTCCTGTATGAACAAAGATATTTCCTTTAAG AAAATGAGTCCTCCTGCTgatatcaatgatgaaaaaagTGACATCATATTCTTTATGAGAAGTGTTCCAGGATTTTGCAATAAGATGCGATTTGAGTCTTCATTGTATGAAGGATATTTTCTAGCTTGTAAAACGGAGGGGGATCTTTTTAAACTCATTTTGAAAGAAAAGGACATAGATTGGGATGACTCTGTAATGTTCACTGTTGACTACAAAGagctaaatattaaaatttcatag
- the IL18 gene encoding interleukin-18 isoform X3 — protein MFEDAVEREANKQKSNQRGRRKTKRMPQNPRRDFQDGENLESDYFRRSEPKLSVIRNLNNQVLFVSQRSHAVFEDMTDSECEENASLTKIIIYTYKDSYPRGMAVSLSVKCPDMFTLSCMNKDISFKKMSPPADINDEKSDIIFFMRSVPGFCNKMRFESSLYEGYFLACKTEGDLFKLILKEKDIDWDDSVMFTVDYKELNIKIS, from the exons ATGTTTGAGGATGCAGTAGAAAGAGAAGCTAATAAACAAAAGAGTAaccaaagaggaagaagaaaaaccaagagaATGCCACAGAATCCCAGGAGAGATTTTCAAGATGGAG AAAACCTGGAGTCAGACTACTTTCGCAGATCTGAACCTAAATTGTCAGTTATACGAAATCTGAACAACCAAGTTCTCTTCGTTTCCCAGAGAAGCCACGCTGTGTTTGAAGATATGACTGATTCTGAGtgtgaag aaaatgcaTCCCTgactaaaattataatatatacatataaagataGCTACCCTAGAGGTATGGCGGTAAGCCTCTCTGTGAAGTGTCCAGATATGTTTACTCTCTCCTGTATGAACAAAGATATTTCCTTTAAG AAAATGAGTCCTCCTGCTgatatcaatgatgaaaaaagTGACATCATATTCTTTATGAGAAGTGTTCCAGGATTTTGCAATAAGATGCGATTTGAGTCTTCATTGTATGAAGGATATTTTCTAGCTTGTAAAACGGAGGGGGATCTTTTTAAACTCATTTTGAAAGAAAAGGACATAGATTGGGATGACTCTGTAATGTTCACTGTTGACTACAAAGagctaaatattaaaatttcatag
- the IL18 gene encoding interleukin-18 isoform X4 yields MAVEAVENNCLNFVGMKFIDNTLYFVGENDENLESDYFRRSEPKLSVIRNLNNQVLFVSQRSHAVFEDMTDSECEENASLTKIIIYTYKDSYPRGMAVSLSVKCPDMFTLSCMNKDISFKKMSPPADINDEKSDIIFFMRSVPGFCNKMRFESSLYEGYFLACKTEGDLFKLILKEKDIDWDDSVMFTVDYKELNIKIS; encoded by the exons ATGGCTGTTGAAGCAGTAGAAAACAATTGCCTCAATTTTGTGGGAATGAAATTTATTGACAACACACTTTATTTTGTAG gtGAAAATGATG AAAACCTGGAGTCAGACTACTTTCGCAGATCTGAACCTAAATTGTCAGTTATACGAAATCTGAACAACCAAGTTCTCTTCGTTTCCCAGAGAAGCCACGCTGTGTTTGAAGATATGACTGATTCTGAGtgtgaag aaaatgcaTCCCTgactaaaattataatatatacatataaagataGCTACCCTAGAGGTATGGCGGTAAGCCTCTCTGTGAAGTGTCCAGATATGTTTACTCTCTCCTGTATGAACAAAGATATTTCCTTTAAG AAAATGAGTCCTCCTGCTgatatcaatgatgaaaaaagTGACATCATATTCTTTATGAGAAGTGTTCCAGGATTTTGCAATAAGATGCGATTTGAGTCTTCATTGTATGAAGGATATTTTCTAGCTTGTAAAACGGAGGGGGATCTTTTTAAACTCATTTTGAAAGAAAAGGACATAGATTGGGATGACTCTGTAATGTTCACTGTTGACTACAAAGagctaaatattaaaatttcatag
- the IL18 gene encoding interleukin-18 isoform X1, with translation MYYLYKKHNIQIPDKKLLLLKEEEGCQILEPSAPFPSASLPGIKMAVEAVENNCLNFVGMKFIDNTLYFVGENDENLESDYFRRSEPKLSVIRNLNNQVLFVSQRSHAVFEDMTDSECEENASLTKIIIYTYKDSYPRGMAVSLSVKCPDMFTLSCMNKDISFKKMSPPADINDEKSDIIFFMRSVPGFCNKMRFESSLYEGYFLACKTEGDLFKLILKEKDIDWDDSVMFTVDYKELNIKIS, from the exons ATGTATTACTTGTATAAAAAGCATAATATCCAGATTCCAGATAAAAAACTGCTGCTGCTCAAGGAGGAAGAAGGCTGTCAGATACTAGAGCCTtcagccccctttccctctgcctcaCTCCCAG GAATAAAGATGGCTGTTGAAGCAGTAGAAAACAATTGCCTCAATTTTGTGGGAATGAAATTTATTGACAACACACTTTATTTTGTAG gtGAAAATGATG AAAACCTGGAGTCAGACTACTTTCGCAGATCTGAACCTAAATTGTCAGTTATACGAAATCTGAACAACCAAGTTCTCTTCGTTTCCCAGAGAAGCCACGCTGTGTTTGAAGATATGACTGATTCTGAGtgtgaag aaaatgcaTCCCTgactaaaattataatatatacatataaagataGCTACCCTAGAGGTATGGCGGTAAGCCTCTCTGTGAAGTGTCCAGATATGTTTACTCTCTCCTGTATGAACAAAGATATTTCCTTTAAG AAAATGAGTCCTCCTGCTgatatcaatgatgaaaaaagTGACATCATATTCTTTATGAGAAGTGTTCCAGGATTTTGCAATAAGATGCGATTTGAGTCTTCATTGTATGAAGGATATTTTCTAGCTTGTAAAACGGAGGGGGATCTTTTTAAACTCATTTTGAAAGAAAAGGACATAGATTGGGATGACTCTGTAATGTTCACTGTTGACTACAAAGagctaaatattaaaatttcatag